From the Candidatus Methylomirabilota bacterium genome, one window contains:
- a CDS encoding TolC family protein — MHYKGHLAIGVMLVLLAAAPCAAEQSLTLTLEAGTDLGKLLAEALRSNPEILAARKAVQAAQARIVQARSLDDPEVDIESWAIPFKQPTNVNQASTHMVNLRQRLPFPGKLRLRGDVATQEQAMAAARYRAKEREIIAAVKKGYADLFMADREIQITQEQLDLLERILKTAEVRYAVGKVTQQDVMKAQVEQSDLINRLITAEQARQSAEAKLNTVLNRPTDAPIGRTIEREPSTMPFEQKDLYKLTIDSSPELQEASSGLKRAELSHELAIKNQKYPDFTVGLGYWYIPQGNFHNTYSGLLTLTIPFFWTNAKHDKEVEEASAQIARAEASYRAAKNLAFLEVRENLIRATAARKSVTLYQTGLLPQAELSLKSAEAAYRTGRLEFTGLLEAERALRDVRLGYYRALVALEQSLADLERAVGRDILSD, encoded by the coding sequence ATGCACTACAAGGGACATCTCGCAATCGGTGTCATGCTCGTGCTGTTGGCCGCAGCGCCGTGCGCTGCTGAGCAATCTCTGACTCTCACGTTAGAAGCGGGCACCGATCTCGGCAAGTTGCTCGCGGAAGCACTCAGATCGAATCCCGAGATCCTGGCGGCGCGAAAAGCGGTTCAGGCCGCGCAGGCCAGGATCGTCCAGGCCCGCTCCCTTGATGATCCGGAGGTGGACATCGAGAGCTGGGCGATCCCATTTAAGCAGCCCACGAACGTGAACCAAGCCAGCACGCATATGGTAAACCTTCGCCAGCGACTCCCATTCCCAGGCAAGCTTCGACTCAGGGGTGACGTGGCCACCCAGGAGCAAGCCATGGCAGCGGCTCGCTACCGTGCCAAAGAGCGAGAGATCATTGCCGCCGTAAAGAAGGGATACGCTGATCTGTTTATGGCCGACCGCGAGATCCAGATCACCCAAGAGCAACTCGATCTCCTTGAGCGGATCCTTAAGACAGCCGAGGTCAGGTACGCGGTTGGCAAGGTCACGCAACAGGATGTGATGAAGGCCCAGGTCGAGCAGAGCGACCTTATCAATCGACTCATCACCGCGGAGCAGGCGAGGCAATCCGCTGAGGCCAAGCTCAACACAGTCCTGAACCGTCCAACCGATGCCCCCATCGGCCGAACGATCGAGCGGGAGCCCTCCACCATGCCCTTTGAGCAGAAGGACCTCTACAAACTGACCATCGATTCGAGTCCAGAGCTTCAAGAGGCGTCCTCCGGCCTCAAGCGGGCAGAACTGTCTCACGAACTCGCTATCAAAAATCAGAAATACCCAGACTTCACGGTCGGCCTCGGCTATTGGTATATCCCTCAAGGAAACTTCCACAATACCTATTCGGGATTGCTCACCCTCACGATCCCGTTCTTCTGGACGAACGCTAAGCACGACAAAGAGGTCGAAGAGGCATCGGCTCAGATCGCTCGGGCTGAGGCGAGCTACCGGGCGGCGAAAAACCTCGCGTTTCTCGAAGTCCGGGAGAATCTGATCAGAGCCACGGCAGCCCGGAAATCAGTGACCTTGTATCAGACTGGCCTGTTACCCCAGGCGGAGTTGTCATTGAAGTCGGCAGAGGCTGCTTACCGGACCGGCCGCCTTGAGTTTACCGGCCTCCTGGAGGCCGAGCGGGCGCTTCGCGATGTCCGCCTTGGCTACTATCGCGCCCTCGTGGCACTCGAGCAGAGCCTGGCTGATCTCGAGCGGGCCGTCGGCCGCGATATCTTGAGTGATTGA
- a CDS encoding zf-HC2 domain-containing protein: MECQEIRVYLSASIDDALTVDEQEAIARHLSACESCSKFLARELKTKRLLRERLPQPQLPSGFRERIVQGLAEAESVRLEERWSFPLWPRRPAPILAMACAFVLLLALAIFYAAPRPTQASPFVRDSVEDHVKCLLGEYPMEVKLANPEELARWLQERLRFPVRLPQFTQQEPRQLWEGRVSLMGGERAGQLFYRWRGHTLSLFILPGEKLAMMPGEKQIRSGRTFHINHHEGYTSLMWKTGDLTYCLVSDLAAEEVMAFASEEQV, translated from the coding sequence ATGGAATGTCAGGAGATTCGGGTTTACTTATCGGCCTCTATTGATGACGCCCTTACTGTGGACGAGCAGGAGGCGATTGCGCGGCATCTGAGCGCCTGCGAGAGCTGTTCGAAATTCCTTGCGCGGGAACTAAAGACCAAGCGTCTCCTACGGGAACGGCTGCCCCAGCCGCAGCTCCCTTCAGGCTTCCGTGAGAGGATCGTTCAGGGCCTTGCCGAAGCCGAATCCGTGAGGCTGGAAGAACGATGGAGTTTCCCGTTGTGGCCTCGCAGGCCAGCGCCGATCCTGGCGATGGCCTGCGCATTCGTTCTTCTCCTTGCTCTCGCGATCTTTTATGCCGCCCCTCGCCCGACCCAGGCCTCGCCTTTCGTCAGGGATTCCGTGGAGGACCACGTGAAATGTCTCCTCGGTGAATATCCGATGGAGGTGAAGCTGGCCAATCCGGAGGAGCTGGCGCGTTGGCTCCAGGAGCGCCTGCGGTTTCCCGTTCGCCTCCCCCAGTTCACCCAACAGGAGCCGAGGCAACTCTGGGAGGGGCGGGTCAGTCTCATGGGAGGCGAAAGGGCCGGTCAGCTCTTCTACCGCTGGAGGGGTCACACCCTTTCGCTCTTTATCCTGCCGGGGGAGAAGCTGGCGATGATGCCTGGGGAGAAGCAGATTCGATCTGGGCGGACCTTTCACATCAACCACCATGAAGGGTACACCAGCCTCATGTGGAAGACAGGGGACCTCACCTACTGCCTCGTCTCCGACCTTGCTGCTGAAGAGGTGATGGCCTTTGCTTCAGAAGAGCAAGTCTAA
- a CDS encoding TolC family protein — protein sequence MTINKEMEVTMVLKSGVLILIASIAAVRMGEAAAGAEETLRLQPLVQEALAANPEIRAEERKWDAARERPSQEGSLDDPMLSFEIENLPTRSFGFTQDDMTMKKLSISQALPFFGKLDLRSEVAQREANAIGLVYRDKRNEIVRRVKEVFYGLYAIDRSLEIVEKNRELLREFVKIAETKYSVGKGIQQDVLKAQVELSKLLDEQIRLEQSRQAACARLNAILNRPPQTPLGRTEEVAKGELPMELAELQARAVENRPLLKGLQEEIERSKAANALARKRYFPDLTMSLGYAFREDSAIVRRSDFFSAGFSINIPLYFRTKQDRQVAETSALINSAREQHQAAKNEVVSMVKELVADIEKGHKLIDLLETGLIPQARLSLDSAVAGYQVGKVDFLTLLDSRLTLFNFEKEYYRTLGEYQTSLAKLEWVVGASGY from the coding sequence GTGACAATCAATAAGGAGATGGAGGTGACTATGGTCCTGAAAAGCGGTGTACTCATCCTTATTGCCAGCATTGCAGCCGTTAGGATGGGAGAAGCGGCGGCTGGGGCGGAGGAGACGCTCCGTCTTCAGCCGCTCGTCCAGGAGGCCCTCGCTGCGAATCCGGAGATCAGGGCTGAAGAGAGGAAATGGGATGCAGCGCGAGAACGTCCTTCCCAGGAAGGGTCGCTTGACGACCCGATGCTGAGCTTTGAGATTGAAAACCTCCCCACCCGCTCTTTCGGCTTTACCCAGGACGATATGACGATGAAGAAGCTCAGCATCTCTCAGGCGCTTCCCTTCTTTGGGAAGCTCGACCTGCGAAGCGAGGTTGCCCAACGGGAGGCCAACGCGATTGGCCTGGTGTATCGGGATAAACGAAACGAGATTGTGCGGCGGGTCAAAGAGGTCTTCTACGGACTGTACGCCATCGACCGCTCACTGGAGATTGTAGAGAAAAACCGTGAGCTACTGAGAGAATTCGTCAAAATCGCTGAGACGAAATACAGTGTAGGCAAGGGGATTCAGCAGGATGTCCTGAAGGCCCAGGTAGAGCTGTCGAAGTTACTGGACGAGCAGATCCGGTTGGAACAGAGCCGTCAGGCTGCTTGCGCCAGGCTGAATGCGATCCTCAACCGCCCCCCCCAAACGCCGCTCGGTCGGACTGAGGAGGTGGCGAAGGGCGAACTGCCGATGGAGCTTGCGGAACTCCAGGCCAGAGCCGTGGAGAACCGGCCGCTACTCAAGGGGCTTCAGGAGGAGATCGAGCGGAGCAAGGCGGCCAATGCGCTTGCCAGGAAGCGATACTTCCCGGATCTTACGATGAGCCTGGGCTACGCCTTCCGGGAAGACTCCGCTATCGTCAGGCGATCTGACTTCTTCTCAGCGGGGTTTTCAATCAACATCCCCCTATACTTCAGAACCAAACAGGACAGGCAGGTTGCAGAGACCTCGGCCTTGATCAATTCGGCCAGGGAACAGCATCAGGCCGCTAAAAACGAGGTGGTCTCGATGGTGAAGGAATTGGTGGCTGATATCGAGAAGGGACACAAGCTCATTGATCTGCTGGAGACCGGCCTGATTCCGCAGGCCCGACTCTCCCTGGATTCTGCCGTTGCCGGCTATCAGGTGGGTAAGGTGGATTTTCTCACCCTGTTGGATAGCCGACTGACGCTCTTCAATTTTGAGAAGGAGTACTATCGGACGCTGGGAGAGTACCAGACAAGCCTGGCGAAGTTGGAGTGGGTCGTCGGCGCCTCGGGATACTGA
- a CDS encoding efflux RND transporter permease subunit — MIERLIACSARNRFLVFLAVIFLSFWGIYALRGVPLDAIPDLSDVQVIIFTDWPGRSPDLVEDQITYPIITKLVSAPRVKFVRGQSFFGLSFVYVIFEDGTDIYWARSRVLEYMQGVAGRLPAGVVPTLGPDATGVGWVYQYAVIDRSGRYDLAFLRSLQDWHLRYALASVPGVAEVASVGGFVKQYQVNVNPNALLAYNIPLNSVIEAIRRSNNDVGGRAIEASGTEYMVRGRGYIQSAADLENVPLGAGDQGTPILLRDIARVQIGADMRRGITDYNGEGEAVGGVIVMRYGENALDVINGVKAKIDEIKPSLPDGIEIVSVYDRSSLIQRAIATLKEKLIEESIIVSLVSIIFLLHFRSALVAILILPIAILLAFIPMYYMRLTSNIMSLGGIAIAIGAMVDAAIVMIENAHKRLERWEHEGRPGDRAQVIIQAAKEVGKPLFFSLLVITVSFIPVFTLEAQEGRLFKPLAYTKTFAMFFASLLSVTLAPALMLLLIRGRIAVESKNPVSRFLIRLYNPVVQTVLRFRKTTVVLALVVLAATIPAFLRLGSEFMPPLHEGTIIYMPSALPGLSVTPAGQILHIQDKLLRQFPEVQSVFGKIGRVESPTDPAPIMMVETLVELKPESEWRKVRRDRWYSRWAPEPVKTLLQPVWPEERTRTFDELVDAMDAQMRFPGMPNVWWMPIQTRTEMLATGFRSVLGLKIFGPDLQVIDRIGREIEAAIGMVPGTRSVLSERTTGGYFIDFRVRRQEAARYGLRVEDVEDLIETAIGGKEISMTIEGRERYPIQLRYPRELRDDVETLKRVLVPTPTGAQVPIAQLADLRITTGPSSIRDEGGVLVGYVFIDVTGRDLVGYVQEAKKVIAERVQIPKGYYLSWAGQFQYFERAKARLMIVVPLTLAIIFLLLFLNFNSVAKTLIVLLSIPFSLVGGIWLLYLLGYHLSVAVWVGIIALAGVAAETGVVMIVYLDEVYERRAEEGTMRDESDLHDAIIEGAVQRVRPKMMTVTAIMAGLLPIMWSHGTGADVMKPIAAPMIGGMVTSTILTLMVIPAIYALWRSWQLRRGTK; from the coding sequence ATGATCGAGCGTCTCATCGCCTGCAGCGCACGGAACCGCTTCTTGGTCTTCCTTGCGGTCATCTTTCTCTCTTTCTGGGGGATCTACGCCCTTCGAGGGGTCCCGCTGGATGCGATCCCGGACCTCTCCGATGTCCAGGTCATCATCTTCACCGACTGGCCCGGCCGCAGCCCTGACTTGGTCGAGGATCAGATCACCTATCCCATCATCACCAAGCTCGTGTCTGCTCCCAGGGTCAAGTTCGTACGAGGTCAATCGTTCTTCGGCCTCTCGTTTGTCTATGTGATTTTTGAGGATGGTACCGACATCTACTGGGCCCGCAGCCGGGTCCTCGAGTACATGCAGGGGGTGGCGGGGAGGCTGCCGGCGGGGGTGGTTCCAACCCTGGGTCCCGATGCCACTGGCGTCGGGTGGGTGTACCAGTATGCCGTCATCGACCGAAGCGGCAGATATGATCTGGCCTTCCTCCGCAGCCTCCAGGACTGGCACCTTCGGTATGCGCTGGCCAGCGTTCCCGGAGTTGCCGAGGTGGCCAGCGTGGGGGGATTCGTCAAGCAGTACCAAGTGAATGTCAACCCGAATGCGCTGCTCGCCTATAACATCCCACTCAACTCCGTCATCGAAGCGATCCGCCGGAGCAACAACGACGTGGGTGGCCGGGCCATCGAAGCCTCCGGCACCGAGTACATGGTACGTGGAAGAGGCTACATCCAGTCAGCGGCTGATCTGGAGAACGTCCCCCTGGGGGCAGGCGACCAGGGTACGCCGATTCTCCTGCGGGATATCGCAAGGGTCCAGATCGGCGCCGACATGCGGCGGGGTATCACCGACTATAACGGCGAGGGCGAGGCCGTTGGGGGCGTCATCGTCATGCGCTATGGTGAGAACGCCCTTGACGTGATCAACGGCGTCAAGGCCAAGATCGACGAGATCAAGCCATCCCTTCCCGATGGAATTGAGATCGTCTCAGTCTACGACCGCTCCAGCCTTATTCAGCGCGCCATCGCCACGCTCAAAGAGAAACTGATCGAGGAAAGCATCATTGTCAGCCTGGTCTCCATCATCTTCCTGCTCCATTTTCGGAGCGCCCTGGTCGCGATCCTGATCCTCCCGATCGCCATCCTCCTGGCCTTCATCCCGATGTACTACATGCGCCTCACTTCCAATATCATGTCGCTTGGTGGGATCGCCATCGCCATCGGCGCGATGGTCGATGCTGCCATCGTGATGATCGAGAATGCCCACAAGCGACTGGAGCGGTGGGAGCATGAGGGGAGGCCAGGCGATCGCGCCCAGGTCATCATCCAGGCGGCAAAGGAGGTTGGTAAGCCGCTTTTCTTCTCCCTGCTGGTCATCACGGTCTCCTTCATCCCGGTCTTCACCCTGGAGGCCCAGGAGGGGCGCCTCTTCAAGCCCCTGGCCTACACCAAAACCTTCGCGATGTTCTTCGCCTCTCTCCTCTCAGTCACCCTGGCCCCGGCCCTTATGCTTCTCTTGATCCGGGGGCGGATCGCGGTGGAGTCGAAGAATCCCGTCAGTCGGTTCCTCATCAGACTCTATAATCCGGTGGTTCAGACGGTCCTGCGCTTCCGCAAGACGACTGTGGTTCTGGCGCTTGTGGTCCTGGCCGCAACCATCCCCGCCTTCCTTCGCCTTGGCTCCGAGTTCATGCCACCGCTGCATGAAGGGACGATCATCTACATGCCCTCGGCCCTGCCAGGGCTCTCCGTCACCCCGGCAGGCCAGATCCTCCATATCCAGGATAAGCTCCTCCGCCAGTTTCCCGAGGTGCAGTCGGTCTTTGGCAAGATCGGCAGGGTCGAGTCCCCGACCGATCCGGCCCCCATCATGATGGTCGAGACTCTGGTTGAGCTGAAGCCAGAGTCCGAGTGGCGCAAGGTCCGGCGGGATCGGTGGTACTCCCGCTGGGCCCCCGAGCCGGTAAAGACGCTGTTGCAGCCGGTCTGGCCGGAAGAGCGGACCAGAACCTTCGACGAACTCGTGGACGCCATGGATGCCCAGATGCGCTTTCCAGGGATGCCGAACGTCTGGTGGATGCCGATCCAGACCCGGACCGAGATGCTGGCCACAGGCTTCAGGAGTGTCCTTGGGCTTAAGATCTTCGGTCCTGACCTCCAGGTCATCGACCGGATCGGACGGGAGATCGAGGCAGCCATAGGCATGGTCCCGGGAACCCGCAGCGTCCTCTCAGAGCGAACGACCGGCGGCTATTTCATCGACTTCAGGGTCCGTCGGCAGGAGGCGGCACGCTACGGCCTCCGGGTCGAGGATGTGGAAGATCTCATCGAGACCGCCATCGGGGGAAAAGAGATCTCAATGACGATCGAAGGGCGGGAGCGGTATCCGATCCAGCTCCGGTATCCTCGGGAGTTACGTGACGATGTGGAGACGCTGAAGCGGGTCCTGGTCCCGACGCCGACAGGGGCCCAGGTTCCCATCGCCCAACTGGCCGACCTCCGGATCACGACAGGCCCTTCATCCATTCGAGACGAAGGCGGGGTCTTGGTAGGGTATGTCTTCATCGATGTGACCGGTCGGGACCTGGTCGGCTACGTGCAAGAGGCCAAGAAGGTGATCGCCGAGCGCGTGCAGATCCCGAAGGGCTACTATCTGAGCTGGGCAGGGCAATTCCAGTACTTCGAACGCGCCAAGGCCCGTCTGATGATTGTCGTTCCGTTGACCCTGGCGATCATCTTCCTTCTCCTGTTCCTCAACTTCAACTCGGTCGCCAAGACCCTCATCGTCCTTCTCTCCATCCCCTTCTCTCTGGTAGGCGGGATCTGGTTGCTCTATCTACTCGGCTATCACCTGAGCGTGGCGGTCTGGGTCGGGATCATTGCCCTGGCCGGGGTCGCCGCCGAGACCGGGGTGGTGATGATCGTCTATCTCGACGAGGTCTACGAGCGTCGGGCCGAGGAAGGCACCATGCGGGACGAGTCGGATCTTCACGACGCGATCATCGAAGGGGCTGTTCAGCGGGTGCGCCCCAAGATGATGACGGTAACAGCCATTATGGCGGGCTTGTTACCCATCATGTGGAGCCATGGGACCGGCGCCGATGTCATGAAGCCGATCGCCGCCCCTATGATCGGCGGCATGGTCACCTCGACGATCCTGACCTTGATGGTCATCCCGGCGATCTATGCCCTCTGGCGAAGCTGGCAACTGCGGCGGGGCACCAAATGA
- a CDS encoding sigma-70 family RNA polymerase sigma factor: MNFFPRHSFYIGEGVIPRGRLASKVTGFEEVAFPHLPLLYRVAYRLTGQRADAEDLVQETLFKAFRSFHQFQGGTNCKAWLLTILRHTHLDHVRKTAKEPPTEPWDEAEPLVDGSQLSVEQIELALEKALPTEVEQALQGLPSQQRLTVILADLEEMRYEEIARVLDCPVGTVRSRLHHGRALLRRRLWEFARMRGYIKP; the protein is encoded by the coding sequence ATGAACTTTTTTCCTCGCCATTCGTTTTATATAGGTGAAGGCGTGATTCCGAGAGGTCGCCTGGCTTCAAAAGTCACTGGATTCGAGGAGGTGGCATTTCCGCATCTCCCGTTGCTGTACCGCGTCGCCTATCGTCTGACCGGACAACGGGCCGATGCTGAAGATCTGGTCCAGGAGACGCTCTTCAAGGCCTTTCGGTCGTTCCATCAGTTTCAGGGAGGGACCAACTGTAAGGCTTGGTTGCTGACGATACTCAGACATACGCATCTAGACCATGTGCGGAAGACGGCGAAGGAGCCGCCGACCGAGCCTTGGGATGAGGCGGAGCCACTGGTTGACGGCTCTCAACTCTCCGTTGAGCAGATCGAGCTTGCCCTCGAAAAGGCACTCCCGACCGAGGTCGAGCAGGCGTTGCAGGGTCTACCGTCCCAACAGCGGTTGACCGTGATTCTGGCCGACCTTGAAGAGATGCGCTACGAGGAGATCGCCAGGGTGCTCGACTGCCCCGTTGGAACGGTGAGATCCCGACTGCATCACGGCAGAGCGCTGCTCCGCCGGCGTCTGTGGGAATTCGCGAGGATGCGTGGATACATCAAGCCGTAG
- a CDS encoding CBS domain-containing protein — protein sequence MKVRDGMVTDLVTALPWETAAEVARKMRDHRVGCVLISNEGRLLGLMTDREITIKCVAEGWDPKTTRIEEIMIRNPYTIAPDFEMAEAARLFGQRKVRRFPVVENGQKLLGILSVADVAPDFKTYFDGIFHELIEWRHEAKGQHAGWEGTCAH from the coding sequence ATGAAGGTGCGAGACGGCATGGTGACCGATCTGGTGACGGCTCTACCATGGGAGACCGCCGCCGAGGTCGCGCGTAAGATGCGTGACCACAGGGTAGGGTGCGTGTTGATCTCCAATGAGGGCAGACTTCTCGGCCTCATGACCGATCGGGAGATCACCATCAAGTGTGTCGCCGAGGGGTGGGACCCCAAGACCACTCGGATCGAGGAGATCATGATCCGCAATCCGTACACGATCGCTCCCGATTTCGAGATGGCTGAGGCTGCGCGGCTCTTTGGCCAGCGTAAAGTCAGGCGCTTCCCTGTTGTCGAGAACGGCCAGAAACTGCTTGGCATCCTTTCTGTCGCCGATGTGGCTCCCGACTTTAAGACGTACTTTGACGGGATCTTCCACGAACTTATCGAATGGCGCCATGAGGCAAAGGGCCAGCACGCCGGATGGGAGGGCACCTGCGCCCATTAG
- a CDS encoding efflux RND transporter periplasmic adaptor subunit — protein sequence MIKNRRDALVVVALILLSAGCSQGNAPSGQAAQQGQDMMPAEKPMAAKEMQGMPGMPMPSGGIMVDPVKQQLIGLRIAEATYQPLEKTIRTVGRIEYDERKLKQINTKIEGWIEHLYVDFTGKLVKKGDPLFTIYSPELLSTQEEYLLALQAKQQIGGSPFSRVAAAGNSLLEAARRRLLLWDITSEQIAELEQSGKPTKTLTIVSPIDGFVVDKMAFEGMRVEPSMVLYKIADLSTVWVYADIYEYELPLIKVGEQASIRLSYYPGQIFRGRVIYLYPSLDSKTRTAKVRLELPNTGAVRLKPGMFADIELKVALGRRLAVPSEAILDSGTRQIVFVDKGEGHFEPKEVTLGLRVSDRQEILSGLTPGTRVVASANFFLDSESKLRESMGAMAGMAGMERMRMGGMEGMQGMEGMPMPGKAPAGPQQQKVGGITIALSTVPSPTRVGANTLQVRLIDEKGQAITHAKVSVSYTMPMPGMSPVRVEAPLSREGFYEAKANLAMGGTWEVTVKATIPGKPEVKATFSVTAGGGQ from the coding sequence ATGATAAAGAACAGAAGAGACGCTCTCGTAGTCGTCGCGCTCATCCTGCTGAGCGCCGGCTGCAGTCAAGGCAATGCCCCGAGTGGCCAAGCTGCTCAGCAGGGACAGGACATGATGCCCGCTGAAAAGCCTATGGCTGCCAAGGAGATGCAGGGGATGCCCGGAATGCCCATGCCTTCAGGGGGGATCATGGTTGACCCGGTCAAGCAGCAGCTTATCGGTCTCAGAATAGCCGAAGCGACTTATCAGCCTCTGGAGAAGACCATTCGGACGGTGGGGCGGATCGAGTATGACGAGCGAAAACTGAAGCAGATCAATACCAAGATCGAAGGGTGGATCGAACACCTCTATGTGGACTTTACCGGAAAGCTGGTGAAGAAAGGCGACCCGCTTTTCACTATCTACAGCCCGGAGTTGCTGTCAACCCAGGAAGAATACCTTCTCGCACTGCAAGCGAAGCAACAGATCGGCGGAAGCCCCTTTAGCCGGGTGGCTGCCGCGGGGAACTCGCTGCTCGAGGCGGCGCGGCGGCGTCTACTGCTGTGGGACATCACCTCAGAGCAGATCGCTGAGCTTGAGCAGAGCGGCAAACCGACCAAGACGCTGACCATCGTGTCCCCCATCGACGGCTTCGTCGTCGACAAGATGGCGTTTGAAGGAATGCGAGTAGAGCCCTCGATGGTGCTGTATAAGATCGCCGATCTCTCCACGGTCTGGGTCTACGCCGACATCTACGAGTATGAGCTTCCCCTTATCAAGGTCGGAGAACAGGCCTCGATCCGCCTCTCGTACTATCCCGGCCAGATATTCCGGGGACGGGTCATCTACCTCTATCCGTCCCTTGACAGTAAGACCAGAACGGCCAAGGTCCGGCTGGAACTCCCCAATACGGGTGCCGTGAGGCTCAAGCCGGGGATGTTTGCCGACATCGAATTGAAGGTGGCGCTTGGGCGACGGCTGGCGGTCCCCTCCGAGGCGATCCTCGATTCGGGGACGCGGCAGATCGTCTTTGTGGACAAGGGCGAAGGGCACTTCGAACCGAAGGAGGTCACCTTGGGCCTCAGGGTCAGTGACCGGCAGGAGATTCTCTCTGGTCTCACACCAGGCACCCGGGTGGTGGCCAGCGCCAACTTCTTCCTCGATTCTGAGAGCAAACTGCGGGAGTCGATGGGGGCCATGGCCGGGATGGCCGGCATGGAGCGGATGCGGATGGGAGGCATGGAGGGGATGCAAGGGATGGAGGGAATGCCGATGCCGGGTAAGGCGCCCGCTGGACCTCAGCAGCAAAAGGTGGGCGGTATTACCATCGCCCTGTCAACGGTCCCCAGCCCTACGAGGGTTGGCGCGAACACCCTCCAGGTTCGGCTGATCGATGAGAAGGGTCAGGCGATCACACATGCCAAGGTCTCCGTAAGTTACACCATGCCGATGCCGGGGATGAGTCCAGTACGGGTTGAGGCCCCGCTCTCCAGAGAGGGTTTCTACGAGGCGAAGGCGAACCTGGCGATGGGAGGCACCTGGGAGGTCACCGTGAAGGCTACCATCCCCGGCAAGCCCGAGGTTAAAGCGACTTTTTCCGTGACGGCAGGAGGCGGGCAATGA
- a CDS encoding flavin reductase — MDENSVAAVLGKLDYEIFVLTAAHQDRSSGQIVCWVVPATIVPQIPRILVGIGRTTFTRELIEVSRKFALNLLGKDQWPLVAHFGFRSGRAMDKFAAVPSERGTTGSPILIGTVGYLECEVRTVFDAGSHLFYLADIVEGKLVANQSPLCLHHLPELLPQEDLATMRRLLEQDAQCNLPLL, encoded by the coding sequence ATGGACGAAAACAGTGTTGCAGCGGTGCTCGGTAAGCTGGATTATGAGATCTTTGTCCTGACGGCAGCCCATCAGGACCGATCCAGTGGCCAGATTGTGTGCTGGGTAGTGCCGGCAACCATCGTCCCCCAGATCCCTCGCATTCTGGTCGGGATTGGCCGGACGACCTTTACCCGCGAACTTATTGAGGTTAGCAGAAAGTTTGCACTGAACCTGCTCGGGAAGGATCAATGGCCATTGGTGGCCCACTTCGGCTTCCGGTCCGGCCGAGCCATGGATAAGTTTGCGGCAGTCCCCTCTGAGCGCGGGACGACCGGCAGCCCCATCCTGATAGGGACTGTCGGCTATCTGGAGTGTGAAGTCAGGACAGTATTTGACGCCGGGTCTCACCTCTTTTACCTGGCCGACATCGTCGAAGGAAAGCTCGTGGCCAACCAAAGCCCTCTCTGCCTCCACCACTTGCCGGAACTGTTACCCCAGGAGGATCTCGCCACCATGCGGCGGCTCCTGGAGCAGGACGCCCAGTGTAATCTTCCACTCCTCTAA
- a CDS encoding response regulator encodes MVNPSRDDGQLFRILIAGDSPEIRELLFEVFSSIGYAVSCAQDGLEALASLQAERYDLLITDYRMPRLDGLALLGCLDAGSNRPPSILITAQSAPNLAEEAKQAGATLVLFKPFAIPDLVALVEAIKDYPPAR; translated from the coding sequence ATGGTCAATCCGAGTCGGGATGACGGCCAACTGTTTCGGATCCTGATCGCAGGTGACAGCCCGGAGATCCGAGAGTTACTTTTTGAGGTCTTCAGCTCGATAGGGTACGCCGTAAGCTGTGCGCAAGACGGGTTGGAGGCGCTGGCCAGCTTGCAGGCCGAACGGTACGATCTCCTCATCACCGATTATCGTATGCCTCGTCTTGACGGGCTGGCCCTGCTCGGATGCCTGGATGCCGGGAGCAACCGCCCGCCGTCGATTCTGATCACGGCGCAGAGCGCGCCTAATCTCGCCGAAGAAGCCAAGCAGGCTGGCGCCACGCTCGTGCTTTTCAAGCCTTTTGCCATTCCGGACCTCGTTGCCCTTGTCGAAGCTATCAAAGATTACCCGCCTGCTCGTTAG